The following proteins come from a genomic window of Actinacidiphila yeochonensis CN732:
- a CDS encoding ABC transporter ATP-binding protein, protein MTEYAVRVRGLRKRYGEVAAVDGVDLDIRRGEVFGVLGPNGAGKSTTVGILLGHRARDGGQVAVLGEDPERAGRAWRARIGVVWQDESAAEELTVAETLRHFAGYYPCPRDPEEVIALVGLEDRAGSRSKQLSGGQRRRLDVALGVIGRPELLLLDEPTTGFDPVARRRFWALVRTLADEGTTIVLTTHYLEEAEELADRLAVIAAGRVRAVGEPATLAGRARAAATVRWTEPGGGPRELVTATPTAEVAALARRFGGEVPELRVIRPTLEDVYLELIETGKGAGGDRPGGEHEPRPRHEQPRPGAEVAR, encoded by the coding sequence ATGACGGAGTACGCGGTACGGGTACGAGGGCTGCGCAAGCGGTACGGCGAGGTCGCGGCGGTGGACGGGGTGGACCTGGACATCCGGCGCGGCGAGGTGTTCGGCGTCCTGGGGCCGAACGGCGCGGGCAAGAGCACGACGGTCGGCATCCTGCTCGGCCACCGGGCCCGCGACGGGGGCCAGGTGGCGGTGCTGGGCGAGGACCCCGAGCGGGCCGGCCGCGCCTGGCGGGCCCGGATCGGCGTGGTGTGGCAGGACGAGTCCGCGGCCGAGGAACTGACGGTCGCCGAGACGCTACGGCACTTCGCCGGCTACTACCCGTGCCCGCGCGACCCCGAGGAGGTGATCGCGCTGGTCGGTCTCGAAGACCGGGCGGGCAGCCGCTCCAAGCAGCTGTCCGGCGGCCAGCGGCGGCGGCTGGACGTGGCCCTGGGGGTGATCGGCCGCCCCGAGCTGCTGCTGCTCGACGAGCCCACCACCGGTTTCGACCCGGTCGCCCGGCGGCGGTTCTGGGCGCTGGTGCGGACCCTCGCGGACGAGGGGACGACCATCGTGCTCACCACCCACTACCTGGAGGAGGCGGAGGAACTGGCCGACCGCCTCGCGGTGATCGCCGCCGGCCGGGTGCGCGCGGTGGGCGAGCCGGCCACCCTCGCCGGACGCGCGCGGGCCGCCGCGACCGTACGGTGGACGGAGCCGGGCGGCGGCCCGCGCGAGCTGGTGACCGCCACACCGACGGCCGAGGTCGCCGCGCTGGCCCGGCGGTTCGGCGGGGAGGTGCCGGAACTGCGCGTCATCCGACCGACGTTGGAGGACGTCTACCTGGAGCTGATCGAAACCGGCAAGGGCGCCGGTGGTGACCGACCCGGCGGAGAACACGAGCCGCGGCCGCGGCACGAGCAGCCGCGGCCCGGAGCGGAGGTGGCGCGGTGA
- a CDS encoding lectin, protein MVRPARQQRPERLARSEPSGRPEPSGRPEAFARPEPAARPSAAGAARRRRGPRAAGLTGLTGALGALTAAALAVVGLGAPAVAQARAAALVTAPASLVNPLIGTSNAADDFPGADVPFGMVQWSPDTPSRPDGGGYAYKDTSITGFSLTHIAGPGCGAGGDVPVLPTVGAVSTSATDGFSHSNESATPGAYTVKLANGVTTELTTTTRSGMARFTFPSSTQSNLVFKLTGSQNGSSSTQFTQVSSTEVSGQVTSGKFCGAGNSYTVYFDMVFDRPFATQGTAAATATPKASAPLTGAGKNAAEEPGHPVLHGAAPKSAGASAKGASAGSAAAQDAKSAAAPAAAANNGYVTFDTTSNPVVQAKVGVSYVSAAGAVANRTAENPGWDFDGTRSAAQASWNSLLGKVQIAGGTSDQQTVFYTALYHALLHPNVISDTNGQYPGFDGKTHTVDSGHGAAYANYSGWDVYRSQAQLEALVDPQAASDTAQSMVDDYAQTGQFPKWSEDNGESYVMVGDPADEIIADYYAFGARGFDTSTALTDMLAEARNTNNDRPGLNYLEQIGWLPSDGSYGCCNFYGPASTTLEYNSADFAVSAFAGALGDTADQSALATRAQDWHNLFNSASGFIQPRDSSGAWTGSFSPTSGNNFVEGDSWQYTPMVPFNVHGLATAMGGDSKLATFLDTDLSSLTGANGYTDLGNEPSLNIPWEYDYVGQPYKTQATVRKVQDQIWTNGPAGLAGNDDLGEMSSWYVWSALGMYPETPGTADLALGSPMFTTAQITLPSGKTLTVTGTGAADNAPYVQSATWNGTAWNNAYLPTAALTSGGAFTAVLGTSAATGWASGASAAPPSYAGSPTYTDVGVSDDASPAAADFDGVGNSYSAQALAAAGASPGAKITAGGTTFTWPTPAAGQPDNYEANGQSVAVSGSGSIAFLGAANHGPSTGTATVHFTDGTTQSVQLTFSDWTLGGGKATPAAGDTTALTTSYRNKTGASSEQVATYVFATAPVALPSGKTADSVRLPSDTSAGGLHVFAIGFGGAAAAVSGPITSGVDSTLCVDDNSSGTTNGTKVQIWTCNGSGAQTWTIGGDGTVTALGGCLDVSNSGTADGTKVQWWTCNGSGAQQWQQGANGSLVNPESGKCLDDPNSTTTTGTQLQIYTCNGSSAQRWNLP, encoded by the coding sequence ATGGTGCGACCGGCACGACAGCAACGACCCGAACGGCTCGCGAGATCCGAGCCCTCCGGGCGACCCGAACCCTCGGGACGCCCCGAGGCTTTCGCCCGCCCCGAACCGGCGGCCCGCCCGTCGGCCGCCGGTGCCGCCCGGCGGCGCCGCGGGCCCCGCGCGGCCGGCCTGACCGGCCTGACCGGCGCGCTCGGCGCGCTGACGGCCGCGGCCCTGGCCGTCGTCGGCCTGGGCGCGCCCGCGGTGGCCCAGGCGCGGGCGGCGGCGCTGGTGACCGCGCCGGCCTCCCTCGTCAACCCGCTCATCGGCACCTCCAACGCCGCCGACGACTTCCCCGGCGCCGACGTGCCGTTCGGCATGGTGCAGTGGAGCCCGGACACCCCGTCCCGGCCGGACGGCGGCGGCTACGCGTACAAGGACACCTCGATCACCGGCTTCAGCCTCACCCACATCGCCGGGCCCGGCTGCGGTGCCGGCGGAGACGTCCCGGTGCTGCCGACCGTCGGAGCCGTCAGCACCTCGGCGACCGACGGCTTCTCGCACTCCAACGAGTCCGCCACGCCCGGCGCCTACACGGTGAAGCTGGCCAACGGCGTGACCACCGAGCTGACCACCACGACCCGCAGCGGCATGGCCCGCTTCACCTTCCCGTCCAGCACCCAGTCCAACCTGGTCTTCAAGCTGACGGGCAGCCAGAACGGCTCTTCCAGCACGCAGTTCACCCAGGTCTCCAGTACCGAGGTGAGCGGCCAGGTCACCAGCGGCAAGTTCTGCGGCGCCGGCAACAGCTACACCGTGTACTTCGACATGGTCTTCGACCGGCCCTTCGCCACCCAGGGCACCGCCGCCGCCACCGCCACCCCGAAGGCGTCGGCCCCGCTCACCGGGGCGGGCAAGAACGCCGCCGAGGAGCCCGGCCACCCCGTCCTGCACGGCGCCGCGCCCAAGAGCGCCGGCGCGTCGGCCAAGGGCGCCTCGGCCGGCAGCGCCGCGGCCCAGGACGCCAAGAGCGCCGCCGCCCCCGCCGCCGCGGCGAACAACGGCTACGTCACCTTCGACACCACCTCCAACCCCGTCGTGCAGGCGAAGGTCGGCGTCTCGTACGTCTCGGCCGCCGGAGCCGTCGCCAACCGGACCGCCGAGAACCCCGGTTGGGACTTCGACGGCACCCGCAGCGCCGCGCAGGCGTCCTGGAACTCCCTGCTGGGCAAGGTGCAGATCGCCGGCGGCACCTCCGACCAGCAGACGGTCTTCTACACCGCCCTCTACCACGCGCTGCTGCACCCGAACGTGATCAGCGACACCAACGGCCAGTACCCGGGCTTCGACGGCAAGACCCACACCGTCGACTCCGGCCACGGCGCCGCCTACGCCAACTACTCCGGCTGGGACGTCTACCGCTCCCAGGCCCAACTGGAGGCACTGGTCGACCCGCAGGCCGCCTCGGACACCGCCCAGTCGATGGTCGACGACTACGCCCAGACCGGCCAGTTCCCCAAGTGGTCCGAGGACAACGGCGAGTCGTACGTCATGGTCGGCGACCCGGCCGACGAGATCATCGCCGACTACTACGCCTTCGGCGCCCGCGGCTTCGACACCTCCACCGCGCTGACCGACATGCTCGCCGAGGCGCGGAACACCAACAACGACCGGCCCGGCCTGAACTACCTCGAACAGATCGGCTGGCTGCCCAGCGACGGCTCCTACGGCTGCTGCAACTTCTACGGCCCGGCCTCCACCACGCTGGAGTACAACTCCGCCGACTTCGCCGTCTCCGCGTTCGCCGGGGCCCTGGGCGACACCGCCGACCAGAGCGCGCTGGCCACCCGCGCCCAGGACTGGCACAACCTGTTCAACAGCGCGAGCGGGTTCATTCAGCCGCGCGACTCCTCCGGCGCCTGGACCGGCTCGTTCTCGCCGACCTCCGGCAACAACTTCGTCGAGGGCGACTCCTGGCAGTACACCCCGATGGTGCCCTTCAACGTGCACGGCCTGGCCACCGCCATGGGCGGTGACAGCAAGCTCGCGACCTTCCTGGACACCGACCTGTCCTCGCTCACCGGCGCCAACGGCTACACCGACCTCGGCAACGAGCCCAGCCTCAACATCCCCTGGGAGTACGACTACGTCGGCCAGCCCTACAAGACGCAGGCGACGGTGCGGAAGGTCCAGGACCAGATCTGGACCAACGGCCCGGCCGGCCTGGCCGGCAACGACGACCTGGGCGAGATGAGCTCCTGGTACGTCTGGTCGGCGCTCGGCATGTACCCGGAGACCCCGGGCACCGCCGACCTCGCCCTGGGCAGCCCGATGTTCACCACCGCCCAGATCACCCTGCCCAGCGGCAAGACCCTCACCGTCACCGGCACGGGCGCCGCCGACAACGCCCCCTACGTCCAGTCCGCCACCTGGAACGGCACCGCCTGGAACAACGCCTACCTGCCGACCGCCGCGCTCACCTCCGGCGGCGCGTTCACCGCCGTCCTCGGCACCAGCGCCGCCACCGGCTGGGCCTCCGGCGCCTCCGCCGCCCCGCCGTCGTACGCCGGCTCGCCGACGTACACCGACGTCGGCGTCTCGGACGACGCCTCGCCGGCCGCCGCGGACTTCGACGGCGTCGGCAACAGCTACTCCGCGCAGGCGCTGGCCGCGGCCGGAGCCAGCCCCGGGGCGAAGATCACCGCGGGCGGCACCACGTTCACCTGGCCCACCCCGGCCGCCGGCCAGCCGGACAACTACGAGGCGAACGGGCAGAGCGTCGCCGTCTCCGGCTCCGGCTCCATCGCCTTCCTCGGCGCCGCCAACCACGGCCCGTCCACCGGCACCGCCACCGTCCACTTCACCGACGGCACCACCCAGAGCGTCCAGCTGACCTTCTCCGACTGGACCCTCGGCGGCGGCAAGGCCACCCCCGCGGCCGGCGACACCACCGCGCTGACCACCAGCTACCGCAACAAGACGGGCGCCTCCTCCGAGCAGGTCGCCACCTACGTCTTCGCCACCGCGCCGGTCGCGCTGCCGTCCGGAAAGACCGCCGACTCGGTGCGGCTGCCCTCCGACACCAGCGCCGGCGGGCTGCACGTCTTCGCGATCGGCTTCGGCGGCGCCGCCGCGGCCGTCAGCGGGCCGATCACCTCCGGCGTCGACTCCACCCTGTGCGTCGACGACAACAGCAGCGGCACCACCAACGGCACCAAGGTCCAGATCTGGACCTGCAACGGCAGCGGCGCCCAGACCTGGACCATCGGCGGCGACGGCACCGTCACGGCGCTCGGCGGCTGCCTGGACGTGTCGAACTCCGGCACCGCCGACGGCACCAAGGTCCAGTGGTGGACCTGCAACGGCAGCGGCGCCCAGCAGTGGCAGCAGGGCGCCAACGGCTCCCTGGTCAACCCCGAGTCCGGCAAGTGCCTGGACGACCCGAACAGCACCACCACCACGGGCACGCAGCTGCAGATCTACACCTGCAACGGCAGCAGCGCCCAGCGCTGGAACCTCCCGTAG
- a CDS encoding RICIN domain-containing protein gives MDRRSFLRGGAAVLGAAALAGRGVTAAWGATGGGPRITLVGDTSGGGLYHPFPSGLSRTPLLKLPSGSVRASGWLAQQLALETTGIAGAYDQVSHFLDTSTTGWLHPAQTGWEEVPYWLRGLASLAGVTGDAGLRSKTTTWVAGILATAQSDGFFGPTALRTSLGGGPDFWPYMPLLQALCTYQEWSGDSRIIPLLTAFLHYQNGFGASAFNQSWAASRWATNLATVHWLFARTGDTALLSLADRIHANGADYVNNLPVLHNVSLAQGFTEPAYAALRGDSSLTQASYQDYAAIQGTYGQFPGGGFAGDENARPGYGDPRQGFETCGIVEYMQSFESMVRMTGDPSWAEGTENLAFNSLPAAMEPGHTALHYATSANSVQLDGYDKTLGQFDNTFSMQAYLLGVDTYRCCPHNYGQGWAYFTENAWLATADNGLAAVLHAPTTVTAKVGAAGTPVTVTETTSYPFDQTVTLTLALSGSGTTAFPLYLRLPSWCASPSVKVNGQTVTATAGSGFAAVNRAWANGDTVTASFPMDVRTQSWPANHDSVSVSRGPLTYSLRIGENVVRVGDPASHWAECEVFPTSAWNYGLVPGTYEAVTTGASGNPFTQAGTPVAITAQARAIPNWQGDTQDVVTTLQPSPVNSPMAAETVTLVPMGAAALRVSSFPLIAAGGAGGWDWQLPAVPSASWCWSGDTVNAINSGYVPSSSYDQSHPRLTWWDHTGTAEWAQYTWSSPVTASAVSVYWYDDTGHGSCRVPASWHVEYLDGSTWQPVAGASAYGTAPNTFNRVAFTAVTSTALRVVAQLAPGVSGGILQWTVAAQRAAVTPGTWYRVQNRNSGKVLGVAGKSTADSANVVQFTDNGTADHLWQFTDLGNNRFTVRNQNSGLLLAVSNASLADSAAVQQYHDNGTADHYWHLLDNGDGWFRVRNGNSGLVLGVDGMSTADSAQVVQYEDSRTTDHLWRFL, from the coding sequence ATGGATCGTCGTAGTTTCCTGCGCGGCGGGGCCGCCGTGCTGGGCGCCGCCGCCCTGGCCGGACGCGGTGTCACCGCCGCGTGGGGCGCCACGGGCGGCGGCCCGCGCATCACCCTGGTGGGCGACACCTCCGGTGGCGGGCTGTACCACCCGTTCCCGTCGGGGCTGAGCCGCACCCCGCTGCTGAAGCTGCCCTCGGGGAGCGTGCGCGCCTCCGGCTGGCTGGCCCAGCAACTGGCGCTGGAGACCACCGGGATCGCCGGCGCCTACGACCAGGTCTCGCACTTCCTGGACACCTCCACCACCGGCTGGCTGCACCCGGCGCAGACCGGATGGGAGGAAGTCCCCTACTGGCTACGCGGGTTGGCCTCGCTGGCAGGGGTGACCGGCGACGCCGGGCTGCGGTCCAAGACGACCACCTGGGTGGCGGGCATCCTCGCCACCGCCCAGTCCGACGGCTTCTTCGGACCGACCGCCCTGCGCACCTCGCTGGGCGGCGGCCCGGACTTCTGGCCCTACATGCCGCTGCTCCAGGCCCTGTGCACCTACCAGGAGTGGAGCGGTGACAGCCGGATCATCCCGCTGCTGACCGCCTTCCTCCACTACCAGAACGGCTTCGGCGCCTCCGCCTTCAACCAGAGCTGGGCGGCGTCCCGCTGGGCCACCAACCTGGCGACCGTGCACTGGCTCTTCGCCCGCACCGGCGACACCGCGCTGCTGTCGCTCGCCGACAGGATCCACGCCAACGGCGCCGACTACGTGAACAACCTGCCGGTGCTGCACAACGTCAGCCTGGCGCAGGGCTTCACCGAGCCGGCGTACGCGGCGCTGCGCGGCGACTCCTCGCTGACCCAGGCCAGCTACCAGGACTACGCGGCGATCCAGGGCACCTACGGCCAGTTCCCCGGCGGCGGCTTCGCGGGCGACGAGAACGCCCGCCCCGGGTACGGCGATCCGCGGCAGGGCTTCGAGACCTGCGGCATCGTCGAGTACATGCAGAGCTTCGAGTCGATGGTCCGGATGACCGGCGACCCCAGCTGGGCCGAGGGCACCGAGAACCTCGCCTTCAACTCGCTGCCGGCCGCGATGGAGCCGGGCCACACGGCGCTGCACTACGCGACCAGCGCCAACTCGGTTCAGCTCGACGGCTACGACAAGACCCTCGGCCAGTTCGACAACACCTTCTCGATGCAGGCGTACCTGCTCGGCGTCGACACGTACCGCTGCTGCCCGCACAACTACGGCCAGGGCTGGGCGTACTTCACCGAGAACGCCTGGCTGGCCACCGCCGACAACGGCCTGGCGGCCGTGCTCCACGCGCCGACGACGGTGACCGCGAAGGTGGGCGCCGCCGGCACCCCGGTCACGGTCACCGAGACCACCTCGTACCCGTTCGACCAGACGGTGACGCTGACCCTCGCGCTCTCCGGGTCCGGCACCACCGCCTTCCCGCTCTACCTGCGCCTCCCCTCCTGGTGCGCGAGCCCCTCGGTGAAGGTCAACGGCCAGACCGTCACGGCCACCGCCGGCTCCGGCTTCGCGGCCGTCAACCGCGCCTGGGCCAACGGCGACACGGTCACCGCGTCCTTCCCGATGGACGTCAGGACGCAGAGCTGGCCGGCCAACCACGACTCCGTCTCGGTCAGCCGCGGCCCGCTGACGTACTCGCTGCGGATCGGCGAGAACGTCGTGCGCGTGGGCGACCCGGCCTCGCACTGGGCGGAGTGCGAGGTCTTCCCCACCTCCGCCTGGAACTACGGCCTGGTTCCCGGCACGTACGAGGCCGTCACGACGGGGGCGAGCGGCAACCCGTTCACCCAGGCGGGCACCCCGGTGGCGATCACCGCGCAGGCCCGCGCGATCCCCAACTGGCAGGGCGACACGCAGGACGTGGTCACCACGCTCCAGCCGAGCCCGGTCAACTCCCCGATGGCGGCCGAGACCGTCACCCTGGTGCCGATGGGCGCGGCCGCCCTGCGCGTCAGCTCCTTCCCGCTGATCGCCGCGGGTGGCGCGGGCGGCTGGGACTGGCAGCTGCCGGCCGTCCCCAGCGCCTCCTGGTGCTGGTCGGGCGACACCGTGAACGCCATCAACAGCGGCTACGTACCGTCGAGTTCCTACGACCAGTCGCATCCTCGCCTCACCTGGTGGGACCACACCGGCACCGCCGAGTGGGCCCAGTACACCTGGTCCTCGCCGGTGACCGCCTCGGCCGTCTCGGTCTACTGGTACGACGACACCGGCCACGGCTCGTGCCGGGTCCCGGCGTCCTGGCACGTGGAGTACCTCGACGGGAGCACCTGGCAGCCGGTCGCGGGAGCCTCCGCGTACGGCACCGCGCCGAACACCTTCAACCGGGTGGCGTTCACCGCCGTGACCAGCACCGCGCTGCGGGTCGTCGCGCAGCTCGCGCCGGGCGTCTCCGGCGGCATCCTCCAGTGGACGGTCGCCGCCCAGCGGGCCGCCGTGACGCCCGGCACCTGGTACCGGGTGCAGAACCGGAACAGCGGCAAGGTGCTGGGCGTGGCCGGCAAGTCCACCGCCGACAGCGCGAACGTCGTGCAGTTCACCGACAACGGCACCGCCGACCACCTGTGGCAGTTCACCGACCTCGGCAACAACCGCTTCACGGTGAGGAACCAGAACAGCGGCCTGCTGCTGGCCGTCAGCAACGCCTCGCTCGCCGACAGCGCCGCCGTGCAGCAGTACCACGACAACGGCACCGCCGACCACTACTGGCACCTCCTCGACAACGGCGACGGCTGGTTCCGCGTCCGGAACGGCAACAGCGGCCTGGTGCTCGGCGTGGACGGCATGTCCACCGCCGACAGCGCGCAGGTCGTGCAGTACGAGGACAGCCGCACCACCGACCACCTGTGGCGCTTCCTGTAG
- a CDS encoding arabinofuranosidase catalytic domain-containing protein has product MPGLRRRRLHAEPACTGAATPARTLRQRLHRPLAAVLGTLALLLGVLVAMPATSQAAGSLPCDLYAAGGTPCVAAHSTTRALLSSYNGPLYQVTRASDGATQDIGLLAQGGYANAEAQDQFCGGTTCRITKVYDQSGRHNDLLPGPAGGAGGADRGADASEISVSAGGHKVYGIWISPGVGYRYTGVASGVAVNGQAEGAYMVASGTHVGSDCCFDYGNAESTPYDTGNGHMDALSIATTCFFAPCTGSGPWVEADMENGMFQGNNGSNTANQGNSSAFVTAVLKDNGQTAYALKGGNSQSGSLSTWWSGALPTRGGYQPMHQEGGIILGTGGDNSNRNMGTFFEGVMVSGYPSDATENAVQANVVSVGYSGETNVPNGPAGTVTGPGGQCVDVAADDTGVNGTAVQLWNCQSYAEDQHWTHNANGSLSTIGRCLDINGNGTANNTQVELWDCNGVGGQKWVQQADGSLLNPQSGRCLDSPSGATANGTRLQIYDCNGSAAQKFSVNGGAPIAAPGGSCVDVASDDIGVDGTAVQLWGCQSWAVDQHWYHNSNSSLETLGRCLDINGNGTANGTQVELWDCNGVGGQVWQQRSDGSLYNPQSGRCLDDPSGATANGTRLQIYDCNGTASQKFTLG; this is encoded by the coding sequence ATGCCAGGTCTTCGCAGAAGACGGCTCCACGCCGAACCCGCGTGTACCGGGGCCGCCACCCCGGCCAGGACGCTGAGGCAGCGCCTGCACCGCCCGCTGGCCGCCGTGCTGGGCACGCTGGCGCTGCTGCTGGGCGTGCTCGTGGCGATGCCCGCCACCTCGCAGGCGGCCGGCTCGCTGCCCTGCGACCTCTACGCCGCCGGCGGCACCCCGTGCGTGGCCGCGCACAGCACCACCCGGGCGCTGCTGTCCTCGTACAACGGGCCGCTCTACCAGGTCACCCGCGCCTCGGACGGCGCCACGCAGGACATCGGGCTGCTCGCGCAGGGCGGATACGCCAACGCGGAGGCGCAGGACCAGTTCTGCGGCGGCACCACCTGCCGGATCACCAAGGTCTACGACCAGTCCGGGCGCCACAACGACCTGCTGCCCGGTCCGGCCGGCGGCGCGGGCGGCGCGGACCGGGGCGCCGACGCCAGCGAGATCTCGGTCAGCGCGGGCGGCCACAAGGTCTACGGCATCTGGATCTCCCCGGGCGTCGGCTACCGCTACACCGGCGTGGCCTCCGGGGTCGCCGTCAACGGCCAGGCCGAGGGCGCCTACATGGTGGCCAGCGGCACCCACGTCGGCTCGGACTGCTGCTTCGACTACGGCAACGCCGAGAGCACCCCGTACGACACCGGCAACGGCCACATGGACGCCCTGAGCATCGCCACCACCTGCTTCTTCGCCCCGTGCACCGGCAGCGGCCCCTGGGTCGAGGCCGACATGGAGAACGGCATGTTCCAGGGGAACAACGGCTCCAACACCGCCAACCAGGGCAACTCCAGCGCCTTCGTCACCGCCGTACTGAAGGACAACGGGCAGACGGCGTACGCGCTCAAGGGCGGCAACTCCCAATCGGGAAGCCTGAGTACGTGGTGGAGCGGCGCGCTACCGACGCGCGGCGGCTACCAGCCGATGCACCAGGAGGGCGGCATCATCCTGGGCACCGGCGGGGACAACAGCAACCGCAACATGGGCACGTTCTTCGAGGGCGTGATGGTCTCCGGCTACCCGAGCGACGCCACCGAGAACGCCGTCCAGGCGAACGTCGTCTCGGTCGGCTACTCCGGTGAGACCAATGTGCCCAACGGCCCCGCCGGCACCGTCACCGGCCCCGGCGGGCAGTGCGTGGACGTGGCCGCGGACGACACCGGTGTGAACGGCACGGCCGTGCAGCTGTGGAACTGCCAGTCGTACGCCGAGGACCAGCACTGGACGCACAACGCGAACGGCTCGCTGTCCACGATCGGCCGCTGCCTGGACATCAACGGCAACGGCACCGCGAACAACACGCAGGTCGAGCTCTGGGACTGCAACGGCGTCGGCGGCCAGAAGTGGGTCCAGCAGGCCGACGGGTCGCTTCTCAACCCGCAGTCCGGCCGCTGCCTGGACTCGCCCAGCGGCGCCACCGCCAACGGCACCCGGCTCCAGATCTACGACTGCAACGGCTCGGCGGCGCAGAAGTTCTCGGTCAACGGCGGCGCCCCGATCGCCGCGCCCGGCGGAAGCTGCGTGGACGTCGCCTCCGACGACATCGGAGTCGACGGCACGGCGGTGCAGCTGTGGGGCTGCCAGAGCTGGGCGGTCGACCAGCACTGGTACCACAACTCCAACAGCTCGCTGGAGACGCTGGGCCGCTGCCTGGACATCAACGGCAACGGGACGGCCAACGGCACGCAGGTCGAGCTGTGGGACTGCAACGGCGTCGGCGGCCAGGTGTGGCAGCAGCGCTCCGACGGGTCGCTGTACAACCCGCAGTCCGGCCGCTGCCTCGACGACCCCAGCGGCGCCACCGCCAACGGCACCCGGCTCCAGATCTACGACTGCAACGGGACGGCGTCCCAGAAGTTCACCCTGGGCTGA
- a CDS encoding GNAT family N-acetyltransferase: MRTAVVPVEEIFELRWAVLRTGMPREAAVYPEDARGDTFHIAAYDDEGAVRGCVTFFPDPMPGEAAPAYRFRGMGSAVDVRGRGFGAAALLAGLRESAARGAGLAWCNGRTSAAGFYEHFGFTALGEEFVLEPSGPHYVFVTKDLDR, translated from the coding sequence ATGCGCACAGCCGTCGTACCCGTCGAGGAGATCTTCGAGCTGCGGTGGGCGGTGCTGCGCACCGGGATGCCGCGCGAGGCCGCCGTCTACCCGGAGGACGCGCGCGGCGACACCTTCCACATAGCCGCGTACGACGACGAGGGCGCCGTGCGCGGCTGCGTGACCTTCTTCCCGGACCCGATGCCCGGCGAGGCCGCGCCCGCCTACCGCTTCCGCGGCATGGGCAGCGCCGTGGACGTGCGCGGGCGGGGTTTCGGCGCCGCCGCGCTGCTGGCCGGCCTGCGGGAGAGCGCGGCCCGCGGCGCCGGGCTGGCGTGGTGCAACGGCCGCACCTCGGCGGCTGGCTTCTACGAGCACTTCGGCTTCACCGCGCTCGGTGAGGAGTTCGTCCTGGAGCCCAGCGGCCCGCACTACGTCTTCGTCACCAAGGACCTCGACCGCTGA
- a CDS encoding NAD(P)/FAD-dependent oxidoreductase, giving the protein MVDAHQTFVIVGAGLAGAKAAETLRSEGFTGRVILVGDERDHPYERPPLSKGFLTGAAERDSVFVESATWYAEHDVELHLGQPVVHLDRAAHTVTLGDGTVLHYDKLLLATGAEPRRLDIPGTDLAGVHHLRRLAHSERLKNVLSNLGRENGHLVIAGAGWIGLEVAAAARGYGAEVTVVQSAPTPLHSVLGPEIGSVFTDLHTEHGVRFHFGARLTEITGQDGMVLAAVTDDGTEHPAHDVLAAIGAAPRTALAESAGLAMTSRAEGGGIAVDASLRTSDPDIFAAGDVANAEHPLLGGRLRVEHWANALNGGPAAARAMLGKEVSYDRVPYFFSDQFDLGMEYSGYAPPGSYEQVVCRGDVGKREFVAFWLDAGNRVLAGMNVNVWDVTDPIQQLVRGRRPVDPEALADPAVPLASFLD; this is encoded by the coding sequence GTGGTGGACGCGCACCAGACGTTCGTGATCGTCGGAGCCGGGCTCGCGGGAGCGAAGGCCGCCGAGACGCTGCGCTCCGAGGGTTTCACCGGCCGGGTGATACTGGTCGGCGACGAGCGCGACCATCCCTACGAGCGGCCGCCGCTGTCCAAGGGCTTCCTGACCGGCGCGGCGGAGCGCGACTCCGTCTTCGTCGAGTCCGCCACCTGGTATGCCGAGCACGACGTCGAGCTGCACCTCGGCCAGCCCGTCGTGCACCTCGACCGGGCCGCCCACACCGTCACCCTCGGCGACGGCACGGTCCTGCACTACGACAAGCTGCTGCTGGCCACCGGTGCCGAGCCGCGCCGTCTCGACATCCCCGGCACCGACCTCGCCGGCGTCCACCACCTGCGCCGGCTGGCCCACTCCGAGCGGCTGAAGAACGTGCTGTCCAACCTCGGCCGGGAGAACGGCCACCTGGTGATCGCCGGGGCCGGCTGGATCGGCCTGGAGGTCGCGGCGGCCGCCCGCGGCTACGGCGCCGAGGTGACCGTCGTGCAGTCCGCGCCCACCCCGCTGCACTCCGTGCTCGGCCCGGAGATCGGCTCCGTCTTCACCGACCTGCACACCGAGCACGGCGTCCGCTTCCACTTCGGCGCCCGCCTGACCGAGATCACCGGCCAGGACGGCATGGTGCTGGCCGCGGTCACCGACGACGGCACCGAGCACCCCGCGCACGACGTGCTGGCCGCGATCGGCGCGGCGCCGCGCACCGCGCTGGCGGAGTCGGCCGGCCTCGCGATGACCTCCCGCGCGGAGGGCGGCGGCATCGCGGTCGACGCCTCGCTGCGCACCTCCGACCCGGACATCTTCGCGGCCGGCGACGTCGCCAACGCCGAGCACCCCCTGCTGGGCGGGCGGCTGCGGGTCGAGCACTGGGCGAACGCGCTCAACGGCGGTCCGGCCGCCGCCCGCGCCATGCTCGGCAAGGAGGTCTCCTACGACCGGGTGCCGTACTTCTTCTCCGACCAGTTCGACCTGGGCATGGAGTACTCCGGGTACGCCCCGCCGGGCTCCTACGAGCAGGTGGTCTGCCGGGGCGACGTCGGCAAGCGCGAGTTCGTCGCGTTCTGGCTGGACGCGGGGAACCGGGTGCTGGCCGGCATGAACGTCAACGTGTGGGACGTCACCGACCCGATCCAGCAGCTGGTCCGCGGCCGCCGCCCGGTCGACCCCGAGGCGCTGGCCGACCCGGCGGTGCCGCTAGCCTCGTTCCTGGACTGA